One Salmo salar chromosome ssa01, Ssal_v3.1, whole genome shotgun sequence DNA window includes the following coding sequences:
- the LOC106607859 gene encoding LOW QUALITY PROTEIN: 2-aminoethanethiol dioxygenase-like (The sequence of the model RefSeq protein was modified relative to this genomic sequence to represent the inferred CDS: inserted 1 base in 1 codon), translating into MMPRDNMTSLVQKIGRQALVTFRNPSLVGDKAFLDNQGKLQSLMTEIRAADLKIAPRKVDCATTPLPHNPPVTYMHICETDQFSMGVFLLKSGASIPLHDHPGMHGMLKVIYGKVRITCFDRLDKSTNVASDTQFKPPLLPFQRDALRTSILRSVGEFTEESGPCILTPDRDNLHQIDAVEGPTAFLDILAPPYDPDDGRDCHYYKVLELPRXSEDKKAVAQGQKEVWLMEVPQPSDFWCGGEPYPGPEVNI; encoded by the exons GCCTCGCGACAACATGACCTCCCTCGTTCAGAAAATTGGTAGACAGGCGCTTGTAACTTTTAGAAACCCATCTTTGGTAGGTGATAAAGCGTTTTTGGATAATCAAGGTAAACTCCAAAGCCTCATGACCGAAATCAGAGCTGCGGATCTGAAGATTGCTCCAAGGAAAGTTGACTGCGCGACTACACCTCTGCCACACAATCCCCCGGTCACATACATGCACATATGCGAGACAGACCAATTCAGCATGGGGGTGTTTCTGCTGAAGAGCGGTGCTTCCATCCCCTTGCACGACCACCCGGGAATGCACGGCATGTTAAAAGTTATTTATGGCAAGGTCAGGATCACCTGTTTTGACAGGTTGGACAAATCAACTAACGTGGCCAGTGACACGCAATTCAAACCTCCCCTGCTACCTTTCCAAAGAGATGCGCTGAGGACGTCAATACTCCGGTCGGTCGGGGAGTTTACAGAAGAGAGTGGCCCGTGTATTTTGACCCCTGACCGAGACAACCTTCATCAAATCGACGCAGTCGAGGGACCCACTGCTTTCCTCGATATTCTGGCACCACCATATGATCCAGATGACGGTAGAGACTGTCATTATTACAAAGTTCTAGAGCTGCCTC ACTCGGAGGACAAAAAGGCTGTGGCTCAGGGGCAAAAAGAAGTTTGGCTCATGGAAGTACCGCAACCTTCTGATTTTTGGTGTGGTG